The Miscanthus floridulus cultivar M001 chromosome 7, ASM1932011v1, whole genome shotgun sequence genome includes a region encoding these proteins:
- the LOC136465148 gene encoding uncharacterized protein: MNLLSQRRSLSSSGTAPSSGPNPTSSPRDRHDLAPPAPAAVATLAPLPLSPSLPMWRRSGRPKTLPPPRAAYGRSSRTRTPPPPCVRVRRRSEECGGAGWFVGSRGRTTTLCACAVACPLLPAQPLRRYAVACPPPRGPAQPSAHGSARLHSPRSGVPQPVRNSPSPPPSSLQRRRLGLCRSAPNPTKRRHASAPAAPVPSGSRVPGSGRRVCSSYAAFLHAARRPAESWSTASVPRPLRALLCSAASLMMSP; this comes from the coding sequence ATGAACCTTCTCTCGCAGCGGCGCAGCCTCTCCTCCTCCGGCACCGCCCCTTCCTCCGGCCCAAATCCAACGTCCTCGCCCCGAGATCGCCACGACCTCGCGCCGCCTGCCCCCGCCGCCGTTGCCACCCTCgcgccccttcctctctctccctctctcccgatGTGGCGGCGCAGCGGGAGGCCCAAAACGCTGCCGCCTCCGCGTGCTGCCTACGGCCGGAGCAGCCGCACCCGTACCCCGCCTCCCCCCTGCGTCAGGGTCCGTCGGAGGTCCGAGGAGTGCGGCGGTGCGGGGTGGTTCGTAGGCTCACGAGGGAGGACCACGACATTGTGCGCCTGTGCCGTAGCTTGTCCGCTGCTCCCCGCGCAGCCCCTGCGTCGCTACGCCGTGGCCTGTCCGCCGCCCCGCGGACCCGCGCAGCCATCAGCACATGGTAGCGCGCGTCTGCACAGCCCTCGCTCTGGTGTGCCGCAGCCTGTCCGCAACTCCCCTTCGCCGCCTCCCTCCTCGCTACAACGGAGACGGCTTGGGCTCTGTCGGTCTGCCCCAAATCCGACCAAGCGCCGCCACGCTTCGGCGCCGGCTGCTCCGGTGCCCTCCGGGTCCCGGGTCCCGGGCTCGGGCAGGCGCGTGTGCAGCTCCTACGCCGCCTTCCTGCACGCCGCCCGTCGCCCGGCCGAGAGCTGGTCGACCGCGTCTGTGCCGCGACCGCTGCGTGCTCTACTCTGCTCTGCTGCTAGCTTGATGATGTCACCATGA